GAAAATAGAATGTATGCCCAAAATGCAGTTTTACTGACATTGCTGAAGTAACATATTAAGGAAAATGAAATGACACAAACAGTTAAGAAAGTAGTAGTAGCGTATTCTGGTGGTTTAGACACTTCAGTGATTTTACCTTGGTTACAAGAAAATTATGATAATTGTGAGATTATCGCGTTTGTTGCTGATGTTGGTCAGGGCGCTGAAGAACTTGAGGGTATTGAAGCTAAAGCATTGGCTTCGGGGGCATCTGAGTGTTATGTAGTAGATCTAAAGGATGAATTAGTCGCTGACTATATCTACCCAACGCTTAAAACTGGTGCCGTTTACGAAGGTACTTATCTTTTAGGTACGTCAATGGCTCGTCCAATCATTGCTAAAGCACAAGTTGAAATTGCCCGCAAAGTGGGTGCTGATGCACTTTGTCATGGCTGTACAGGTAAAGGTAATGATCAGATCCGTTTTGAATCTTGTTTTGCTGCACTTGCACCTGAACTAACGGTGATTGCGCCTTGGCGTATCTGGGACTTAACCAGCCGTGAATCTCTACTTGAATTTTTAGCCGAACGTGACATTCCTACTGCTGCATCTGCGACTAAAATTTACAGCCGTGATGCCAATGCTTGGCATATTTCTCATGAAGGTGGCGAGTTAGAAGACCCATGGAATCAACCAACGAAACAAGTTTGGACCATGACGGTTGACCCAATTGATGCGCCAAATGAACCTGAATTCTTAACGTTATCTGTTGTTAAAGGTGAGATCACGGCGGTTAATGGTGAAGCAATGTCACCGTACCAAACACTGATGTATCTGAATGAGAAAGCGGCTGCTCACGGTGTTGGTCGTGTTGATATTGTTGAAAACCGTTTAGTTGGCATGAAGTCACGTGGTTGTTATGAAACACCGGGTGGTACTGTTATGATTGAAGCGTTGCGTGGTATAGAAGAGTTAGTGTTAGATAAAACCACACGTAAATGGAAGCATACAGTTGCCGCTGAATTCTCACATCTTGTTTATGATGGTCGTTGGTTCACACCTTTATGTGCGTCACTACTTGCAGCTGCAGGTACATTAGCAGAAGAGATGAACGGTGAAGTGATCGTTAAAATGTATAAAGGCTCAGTACAAGCAGTACAAAAACAATCGCCAAATAGCCTTTATAGT
This Moritella sp. 5 DNA region includes the following protein-coding sequences:
- a CDS encoding argininosuccinate synthase encodes the protein MTQTVKKVVVAYSGGLDTSVILPWLQENYDNCEIIAFVADVGQGAEELEGIEAKALASGASECYVVDLKDELVADYIYPTLKTGAVYEGTYLLGTSMARPIIAKAQVEIARKVGADALCHGCTGKGNDQIRFESCFAALAPELTVIAPWRIWDLTSRESLLEFLAERDIPTAASATKIYSRDANAWHISHEGGELEDPWNQPTKQVWTMTVDPIDAPNEPEFLTLSVVKGEITAVNGEAMSPYQTLMYLNEKAAAHGVGRVDIVENRLVGMKSRGCYETPGGTVMIEALRGIEELVLDKTTRKWKHTVAAEFSHLVYDGRWFTPLCASLLAAAGTLAEEMNGEVIVKMYKGSVQAVQKQSPNSLYSEEFATFGDDNVYDQSHAEGFIRLYSLSSRIKALATK